The following are encoded together in the Planctomycetaceae bacterium genome:
- a CDS encoding polysaccharide biosynthesis/export family protein → MVDGANNATRPLLAVMLAASLLAGCSTEIGEYTKVDWSRFFDPSKVIAKPKHKVTSAISDTTGLMDPVEGLLPNSRPPERADSVFDEREYIIGPTDVLNIGVMDLFVQGQESTFQREVTPNGFIDLPLIDKRIKADGLTSAQLREQIKGAYSPEIILDPKVSIQVVARRQSRFTRVGSTNQGQFFLTRLDTHLLEALAVSGGIPTIPGVEYIYVIRQKPAAEATAAAAAPAVLAPAPPVVAPTPPVVVPQPPVTVPQPPVVPQPPVVTQPPVVVPQPPIVTPIIPPLVAPPATPPVRTQPATAPVSGLEESVRRQGTRPATQSQAFEKLRDALPIIPPGTQRVPEREDLGPREEPLRLSVTSAAPSGTNASSTASQKYAFRDGQWVKVPLYVAQPEPNPVATAPKPPAAIVATPGKPLQAAVLPAKATPPAAPAKEAPRPQPALAAAVAAPARPLPLPESLKLPVQPAKPDSAAAPVRVATFDPPAKPMPVPGQARNNPDMQTILSRALGAKTAQALTGQAPAPAPASQPLTAPVGRAPAVARDPYGWDAAIGADQTEIIAIRLDELQSINTSMNIIVRDNDVIFVPSPATGEFYMMGEVARPGVYALTGRGTTLKQAVAAAGNLGGASWPENSILFRRVASNQEQAIPVNLEKIFRSEEPDIYLKPNDILAVGTHVAVPFYAMVRGMVPQIQIQSTLEYSRNFFNPIPTTGLDSTRFTRW, encoded by the coding sequence ATGGTGGATGGAGCCAACAACGCGACACGCCCATTGCTGGCGGTGATGCTGGCGGCGAGCCTGCTGGCCGGATGCAGCACCGAAATCGGCGAGTATACCAAGGTGGACTGGTCGCGGTTCTTCGACCCCAGCAAGGTTATCGCCAAGCCCAAGCACAAGGTCACCTCCGCGATCTCCGACACGACGGGCCTGATGGATCCGGTCGAGGGTCTGCTGCCCAACTCACGACCGCCGGAGCGGGCGGATTCCGTTTTTGACGAGCGGGAATATATCATCGGCCCCACCGACGTGCTCAACATCGGCGTGATGGACCTGTTCGTGCAAGGGCAGGAGAGCACGTTCCAGCGCGAGGTCACGCCCAACGGCTTCATCGACCTGCCGCTGATCGACAAGCGCATCAAGGCCGACGGCCTGACCAGCGCCCAGCTTCGCGAGCAGATCAAGGGCGCATACAGCCCGGAGATTATCCTCGATCCCAAGGTGTCGATCCAGGTCGTCGCGCGGCGGCAGAGCCGGTTCACCCGCGTCGGATCGACCAACCAGGGGCAGTTCTTCCTCACGCGGCTGGACACTCATTTGCTGGAAGCGCTGGCCGTCAGCGGCGGCATTCCGACGATCCCGGGCGTGGAATACATTTACGTGATCCGTCAGAAGCCCGCCGCCGAGGCGACCGCGGCGGCTGCGGCTCCGGCAGTCCTGGCTCCGGCCCCGCCGGTGGTGGCGCCCACGCCCCCGGTCGTGGTTCCGCAGCCGCCGGTAACGGTACCCCAGCCGCCGGTCGTTCCCCAGCCGCCGGTGGTGACACAGCCGCCGGTGGTGGTACCCCAGCCGCCGATTGTGACGCCGATCATTCCGCCGCTGGTTGCCCCTCCGGCGACGCCGCCTGTGCGGACCCAACCGGCCACAGCGCCGGTGAGCGGTCTGGAGGAATCGGTTCGTCGTCAGGGCACGCGACCGGCCACCCAGAGCCAGGCCTTTGAGAAGCTAAGAGATGCGTTGCCGATTATCCCGCCGGGTACGCAACGGGTTCCAGAGCGAGAAGACCTCGGTCCGCGCGAAGAGCCCCTGCGCCTGTCGGTGACGTCGGCGGCGCCCTCGGGAACCAACGCATCATCCACCGCGAGCCAGAAGTATGCTTTCCGCGACGGCCAATGGGTGAAGGTGCCGCTGTACGTGGCCCAACCCGAGCCCAACCCCGTCGCCACCGCGCCCAAGCCCCCTGCGGCGATTGTCGCGACGCCGGGCAAGCCCCTCCAGGCCGCAGTGCTGCCCGCCAAGGCAACGCCTCCGGCGGCGCCGGCGAAAGAGGCGCCCCGGCCGCAACCCGCCCTCGCCGCGGCAGTCGCGGCCCCGGCGCGACCGCTGCCGCTGCCGGAATCGCTCAAGCTGCCGGTCCAACCGGCCAAGCCCGACAGCGCCGCCGCGCCGGTGCGGGTCGCCACGTTCGACCCGCCGGCCAAGCCCATGCCCGTCCCCGGGCAGGCGCGGAACAATCCGGACATGCAGACGATTCTCAGCCGCGCCCTGGGCGCCAAGACCGCCCAGGCGTTGACCGGACAGGCGCCTGCTCCCGCGCCGGCGAGCCAGCCGCTGACGGCCCCGGTGGGGCGTGCGCCAGCCGTCGCGAGAGACCCCTACGGATGGGACGCGGCCATCGGGGCCGACCAGACCGAAATTATTGCCATCAGATTGGACGAACTTCAGAGCATCAACACCAGTATGAACATCATCGTCCGGGACAACGACGTCATATTCGTCCCCAGCCCGGCGACCGGCGAGTTTTACATGATGGGCGAAGTGGCGCGGCCGGGCGTCTACGCCCTGACCGGAAGAGGCACGACGTTGAAGCAAGCCGTTGCCGCCGCGGGCAATCTCGGCGGCGCGAGTTGGCCTGAAAATTCGATCTTGTTCAGGAGAGTCGCCAGCAACCAGGAACAGGCGATTCCGGTGAACCTGGAAAAGATATTCAGAAGCGAGGAGCCCGACATTTACCTCAAGCCGAACGACATCCTGGCGGTGGGCACGCACGTGGCGGTGCCATTCTACGCCATGGTTCGAGGCATGGTGCCCCAGATCCAGATCCAGAGCACGCTTGAGTATAGTCGAAACTTCTTTAACCCGATTCCGACAACTGGTTTGGACAGCACGCGATTCACTCGCTGGTAA
- a CDS encoding exosortase/archaeosortase family protein, with product MTQTSDPTPQGAAGASLADLVEDASSEASSAVSSFASGVWAKIILGAGLLVAINLKQFPELFYKWRIDPNWSHGFIIPLFSVFLLYSRWGEIVSAERKACLWGLPALLLAAVVSLAGYNYANPWAVQTGMLLMGCALVWYVAGTAMLRLTWLPILYLFFALPIPNAYYGSVALHMQNIAAAASATVLQWLGVDIVSNQSNLNIVSLSGVAYPLTVAEACSGMRLLMAFVALGVAMAYLTDRPLWQRIVLVLAAVPIAIASNIIRVVITCLMHVIDKPEMGKGFMHDFTGMLMLIPAMLMLWGLGWLLRHLFIDVPDDDSDDQPQGGVA from the coding sequence ATGACGCAGACATCGGACCCGACGCCCCAGGGTGCGGCAGGCGCGAGCCTCGCTGATCTGGTGGAGGATGCTTCTTCGGAGGCGTCGTCCGCCGTGTCGTCGTTTGCGTCAGGCGTCTGGGCCAAGATCATCCTGGGCGCGGGCCTGCTGGTGGCGATCAACCTCAAGCAGTTTCCCGAGTTGTTCTACAAGTGGCGCATCGACCCGAACTGGTCGCACGGGTTCATCATCCCTCTGTTCAGCGTATTCCTTCTCTACAGCCGCTGGGGCGAGATCGTCTCGGCCGAGCGAAAAGCCTGCCTGTGGGGCCTGCCGGCTTTGCTGCTGGCGGCGGTGGTCTCCCTGGCTGGATACAACTACGCCAATCCCTGGGCCGTCCAGACGGGCATGTTGTTGATGGGCTGCGCGCTGGTGTGGTACGTCGCGGGCACCGCCATGCTCCGCCTGACGTGGCTGCCGATCCTGTACCTGTTCTTCGCCCTGCCCATTCCCAACGCGTATTACGGGAGCGTGGCGCTGCATATGCAGAACATCGCCGCCGCGGCGTCGGCGACGGTGCTGCAATGGCTCGGGGTAGACATCGTCTCCAATCAAAGCAATCTGAACATCGTCAGCCTTTCCGGCGTGGCGTACCCGCTGACGGTGGCCGAAGCCTGCAGCGGCATGCGCCTGCTGATGGCGTTCGTGGCTTTGGGCGTGGCCATGGCGTACCTGACGGACCGCCCGCTATGGCAGCGGATCGTCCTGGTGCTGGCGGCGGTCCCGATCGCCATTGCCAGCAACATCATCCGCGTGGTGATCACGTGCCTGATGCACGTCATCGACAAGCCTGAGATGGGCAAGGGCTTCATGCACGACTTCACGGGCATGCTGATGCTGATTCCGGCGATGCTCATGCTCTGGGGGCTGGGATGGCTGTTGCGGCACTTGTTCATCGACGTGCCCGACGACGACTCGGACGACCAGCCCCAGGGAGGAGTCGCTTGA
- a CDS encoding tetratricopeptide repeat protein, with protein sequence MAKKKKINKTVVIILGSIIVLVLAGLTWHWREKIMNRLFPKDPVAAEKRGDESLAAGKFGQAMDDFREAYVWYRDPSQTAERNRAGMKKVKACFYRYNPQIDTDPSVTQTQRHAAGSEGFQTLVKMVRDDPQNVEARKMLCTIYWGQALQAVRDGKGPDWQSFLTHAGLLLQQTPQDHEVWFLMGRAHSQMAGDKRDKEEIQKAVDAYRKALSILKDESYYRELAKFYEWAGDNAAAEAVYKEAFGSVEPANRMLLRVGYAQFLRNTNRSDDCLTELQVTVKENPQKATAYIALANFWLAEAQNNRRVPDPALVAKAVTVLLEGLKASQDDPQLHSELARVYIVQQKRDEACALLRQGIARIDAALGKLPAKPAVPATQPSAAERERYSLEKARPALVAMLGMALMDHVEFTSGDTSAQLTEAKKCLKEIENSAKPQERARLAGRIALMENRLADAAGLLEQAHTLFKEDPENRVKGSPDMRTVNSLVRVYMMQQLRGKAESLVDEVLKADPNNVQWLIQKAKIQMDTKRQKEARVSLEGALRIDPANSEARNLLQAILAGSEGRGLPASFEPSDRAVAYVLERVRTLNADQKPLEAQTLLEQLYQKAPANRMVLARLYDVYMFNRQSDKARQLLQNAIAADPKDESLKTALRLIDAPVSERFASQMVMLDKVTDEFQKNLAKADLSQNAGNKADWEKYLKAADAAKPGSVEVLGRQFQAATATGDLAAAEGIAAKAKASNADGLNGLRFLGDLARLRDQYDQAISCYVDALKLQPNNLVLRDYLGQCYLKTNQVDKGWAEFDRCVKDDPAFASAIKSLAMIAQARGNIDEFSRRIERLHELTPDDPYVRENYLGVLARSIDTRKDALTELISRREQILRTAPDDMKNILGLAVLYEQDNRLQRAEELYRRVFDNATLDRRYRTAVLGEFLVRQKRYGDVDTIYAALLSEQMPAGEKVKAYLDYGRLLAQHSFDLAVAAYQKALDLDPNNPQPYREIAQVMAMQKKLPKAAEFLDRSLKVQDDATTRSNLAQIYMEMKDYPAALAQADKIIAANADATGGYMLKGAILGTQAQYDQAEKMFTKVLSMEPNNAQALLNRAQVIQALPDVGRAKLDLAEAQRMNRDPALGMQIARVYASMGDQDAAIGALLVVKDQQPRHREAIGSLINLYVARKELEKAQRLIDEAVGYYPNDAAIRLERAALLNMRGQKDLAMDEIVNALKLAPDNDRAVEMYLAALLNDKRYDQVIEAAKTYAAKESMAPMLATLTGRALVGLNQIPQADAQFKLALQKTSGIQTAAVVTEISRAYGKDSMEKLIAWRSLCPKSAEYRLRLGELMQGPGQDPQGAVAIFQEALALTADKSLQAELWCKIGTLYQVSEKIKSSAKAAEAYEKAIAANPNHLQSLNNLAYMNCEDLKDYAKAEDYGARAYRLAPADPNILDTYGWILCNTKKYAQAEPVLRKAVELGARKAVFLYHLGCLYEQTGQAAQARSLFEEAQKVAAPGDGKTLQQEIDAAVKRTGGGRK encoded by the coding sequence ATGGCAAAGAAGAAGAAGATCAACAAGACGGTCGTGATTATCCTCGGAAGCATCATCGTGCTGGTGTTGGCCGGTCTGACGTGGCACTGGCGCGAGAAGATCATGAACCGCCTGTTTCCCAAGGACCCCGTAGCCGCCGAGAAGCGGGGCGACGAGTCCCTGGCCGCCGGGAAGTTCGGCCAGGCGATGGATGACTTCCGCGAGGCGTATGTCTGGTATCGCGATCCGTCGCAGACGGCGGAGCGCAACCGTGCGGGTATGAAGAAGGTCAAGGCGTGCTTCTACCGGTACAATCCCCAGATCGACACGGATCCCAGCGTCACCCAGACGCAGCGCCATGCGGCAGGAAGTGAAGGCTTTCAGACGCTGGTGAAGATGGTTCGCGATGACCCTCAGAACGTCGAAGCGCGAAAAATGCTTTGCACCATCTACTGGGGCCAGGCCCTCCAGGCCGTCAGGGACGGTAAAGGACCCGACTGGCAGTCGTTTCTGACCCACGCCGGCCTCCTGCTGCAGCAGACGCCCCAGGATCATGAAGTCTGGTTCCTGATGGGACGCGCGCACAGCCAGATGGCCGGCGACAAGCGTGACAAGGAAGAGATTCAGAAGGCCGTCGACGCCTATCGCAAGGCCTTGTCGATATTGAAAGACGAATCGTATTACCGCGAACTGGCCAAGTTCTACGAATGGGCGGGCGACAACGCCGCCGCTGAAGCGGTGTACAAAGAAGCCTTTGGCTCCGTGGAACCCGCCAATCGCATGCTTCTGCGAGTGGGATACGCCCAGTTCCTGCGGAACACCAATCGCAGCGATGACTGCCTTACGGAACTGCAGGTAACCGTCAAGGAAAACCCGCAGAAGGCAACAGCCTACATTGCCCTGGCCAACTTCTGGTTGGCCGAGGCCCAGAACAACCGCCGCGTGCCCGATCCGGCGCTTGTCGCCAAAGCCGTAACCGTCCTGCTGGAAGGGCTCAAAGCCAGTCAGGATGACCCGCAGCTCCATTCGGAACTGGCCAGGGTCTACATCGTGCAGCAGAAGCGCGACGAAGCCTGCGCCTTGCTGCGACAGGGCATCGCCAGGATTGACGCGGCGCTGGGGAAACTGCCGGCCAAACCGGCCGTCCCGGCCACGCAACCCTCGGCGGCGGAGCGAGAGCGGTATAGTCTTGAGAAAGCCCGTCCCGCCCTGGTGGCGATGCTGGGGATGGCGTTGATGGATCATGTCGAGTTCACTTCCGGCGACACGTCCGCGCAGTTGACCGAGGCGAAGAAATGCCTCAAAGAGATTGAAAACTCGGCCAAGCCTCAGGAGCGGGCCCGCCTGGCGGGGCGCATCGCCCTGATGGAAAACCGCCTCGCCGACGCGGCGGGGCTGCTCGAACAGGCCCACACGCTGTTCAAGGAAGACCCCGAGAACCGCGTCAAGGGCAGTCCCGACATGCGGACCGTCAACTCGCTGGTGCGGGTGTACATGATGCAGCAACTGCGGGGCAAGGCCGAATCGCTCGTCGACGAAGTGCTCAAGGCCGATCCCAACAACGTGCAGTGGTTGATCCAGAAAGCCAAGATCCAGATGGACACCAAGCGCCAGAAGGAGGCGCGGGTCTCGCTGGAGGGGGCCCTGCGGATCGACCCGGCCAACAGCGAGGCCAGGAATCTGCTTCAGGCGATCCTGGCCGGAAGCGAGGGGCGCGGGCTTCCCGCCTCGTTCGAGCCTTCCGATCGCGCTGTCGCTTATGTGCTCGAGAGGGTGCGAACGCTCAACGCCGACCAGAAACCGCTCGAGGCCCAGACGCTGCTGGAACAGCTCTATCAGAAAGCCCCCGCCAACCGCATGGTGCTGGCGAGGCTCTATGACGTCTACATGTTCAACCGCCAGAGCGACAAGGCCCGCCAGTTGCTGCAGAACGCCATCGCCGCCGATCCCAAGGACGAGTCGCTCAAGACCGCCCTCAGGTTGATCGACGCTCCCGTCTCCGAACGCTTCGCCTCGCAGATGGTGATGCTCGACAAGGTGACCGACGAATTCCAGAAGAACCTCGCCAAGGCCGACCTGAGCCAGAACGCCGGGAACAAGGCGGACTGGGAGAAGTATCTCAAGGCCGCCGATGCGGCCAAACCCGGCAGCGTCGAGGTGCTGGGACGGCAGTTCCAGGCCGCTACCGCCACCGGCGACTTGGCGGCGGCCGAGGGCATTGCCGCCAAGGCCAAGGCCTCCAACGCCGACGGGCTGAACGGTCTGCGTTTTCTGGGCGACCTGGCCCGCCTTCGCGACCAGTACGACCAGGCCATCAGTTGCTACGTCGACGCGCTGAAACTCCAGCCCAACAACCTGGTTCTGCGCGACTACCTGGGCCAGTGCTACCTGAAGACCAACCAGGTGGACAAAGGCTGGGCGGAATTCGACCGCTGCGTCAAGGACGATCCGGCCTTTGCCTCGGCGATCAAGTCGCTGGCGATGATCGCCCAGGCCCGCGGCAACATCGACGAGTTCAGCCGGCGGATCGAACGCCTGCACGAGTTGACTCCGGATGACCCCTACGTGCGCGAGAATTATCTGGGCGTTCTGGCGCGGTCCATCGACACCCGAAAAGATGCCCTGACCGAACTGATCTCCCGCCGCGAGCAGATCCTGCGCACGGCGCCCGACGACATGAAGAACATCCTGGGCCTGGCCGTTCTGTACGAGCAGGACAACCGCCTCCAGCGGGCCGAGGAACTCTACCGCAGAGTCTTCGACAACGCCACTCTCGACCGCCGCTATCGCACGGCGGTCCTGGGCGAGTTCCTCGTGCGCCAGAAACGCTATGGCGACGTCGACACGATCTATGCCGCACTCTTGAGCGAACAGATGCCCGCCGGCGAAAAGGTCAAGGCCTACCTGGACTATGGACGGCTTCTGGCCCAGCACAGCTTCGACCTGGCGGTCGCCGCCTATCAGAAGGCGCTGGATCTGGATCCCAACAACCCGCAGCCTTATCGGGAAATCGCCCAGGTGATGGCGATGCAGAAGAAACTGCCCAAGGCGGCCGAGTTCCTGGACCGTTCGCTGAAAGTCCAGGACGACGCAACCACCCGCTCGAACCTGGCGCAGATTTACATGGAAATGAAGGATTATCCTGCCGCGCTGGCCCAGGCCGACAAGATCATCGCCGCCAACGCCGACGCCACCGGCGGATACATGCTCAAGGGCGCTATCCTGGGCACGCAAGCCCAGTATGACCAAGCGGAGAAGATGTTCACCAAGGTCCTGTCCATGGAGCCCAACAATGCCCAGGCGCTGCTCAACAGGGCCCAGGTGATCCAGGCCCTGCCCGACGTCGGGCGGGCTAAACTGGACCTGGCCGAGGCGCAGCGCATGAATCGCGATCCTGCCCTGGGCATGCAGATCGCCCGCGTCTATGCCTCGATGGGCGACCAGGACGCCGCCATCGGCGCCTTGCTGGTGGTCAAGGACCAGCAGCCCCGCCATCGCGAGGCCATCGGTAGTCTGATCAACCTCTATGTCGCCAGAAAAGAACTGGAAAAGGCCCAGCGCCTGATCGACGAAGCCGTCGGCTATTACCCCAACGACGCGGCGATACGGTTGGAACGCGCCGCCCTTCTGAACATGAGAGGGCAGAAGGACCTGGCGATGGACGAGATCGTCAATGCTCTGAAACTCGCCCCCGATAACGATCGCGCCGTCGAGATGTACCTGGCCGCTCTGCTCAACGACAAGCGATACGACCAGGTGATCGAGGCCGCCAAGACCTATGCCGCTAAAGAATCCATGGCGCCGATGCTGGCGACCCTTACCGGAAGAGCCCTGGTGGGACTGAACCAGATCCCCCAGGCCGATGCCCAGTTCAAGCTGGCCTTGCAGAAGACCTCCGGAATACAGACCGCCGCGGTCGTGACGGAGATTTCGCGCGCCTACGGCAAGGACTCCATGGAGAAACTCATCGCCTGGCGAAGCCTGTGCCCCAAGAGTGCCGAATACCGCCTGCGCCTGGGCGAGTTGATGCAGGGACCCGGGCAGGATCCCCAAGGGGCTGTGGCGATCTTCCAGGAAGCCCTCGCGCTGACGGCGGACAAGTCACTGCAGGCCGAGCTGTGGTGCAAGATCGGCACCCTCTACCAGGTCTCGGAGAAGATCAAGAGCTCCGCCAAGGCCGCCGAGGCCTACGAGAAAGCCATCGCGGCCAATCCCAACCATCTCCAGTCGCTCAACAACCTGGCGTACATGAACTGCGAAGATCTCAAGGACTACGCCAAGGCCGAGGACTACGGCGCCCGCGCGTATCGCCTCGCGCCGGCGGACCCCAACATCCTGGACACCTACGGGTGGATCCTGTGCAACACGAAGAAGTATGCCCAGGCCGAACCGGTGCTGCGCAAAGCAGTAGAACTTGGCGCACGCAAAGCCGTCTTCCTGTATCATCTGGGGTGTCTCTATGAGCAGACCGGACAAGCGGCCCAGGCCCGCAGTCTCTTTGAAGAAGCCCAGAAAGTGGCCGCTCCGGGGGACGGGAAGACCCTCCAGCAGGAGATTGACGCCGCCGTGAAACGCACGGGCGGCGGAAGGAAGTAA
- a CDS encoding polysaccharide biosynthesis tyrosine autokinase — protein sequence MPPIQMRDRYPLARPLADVRHRAAPAATGATAPAGGLTGRDFMRMLRKRKWWVIICVAVFGSGAFTATLLWRQFAPQYRVKADLYVNPLRQQTNSFVQPKGEFTSDSAGTARLQHARMIGTPEFLRVACDAPEVTKTRWYKRNKANAVDLLVSGLSNDMYQDENRLGISFTSVAPSDEDRGDLAEILRAIVEEYVRTIKERAARDVTESIASLKKQKAGQEEQLADLRRRVGMLGLAEMGTIANLIQTKAAKLDTINQVKIQLDLELQAAQGRLNDLDQKKAQGKLAESPELAILVEDDPQIRQMRDREAMAQLSLASLQASYGPKDHRVIQAQANIATLAEQMIRQRAAVLESKYLSMRPRYEGDVNRITAQRLALAKQEQPVNTDIQTLQKNLKELQDLKTQENIKQGYVQKLDEQLLVLTIREKELTPVWMSQAPTPPVVTDIAKPLWSMMMAGGIIAGLVVGLGLAMALEFLDSTVKGPRDLTRRLDLPVLGIIPHVEDLEESFREVAMAFAEHPDSMVCEAHRQIRTTLQFSSPANQQRSILISSAMPGEGRTTLTMNLAHAIARGGKRVLVVDANFRQPALQRLVPACPERGLSNALIGQIDWRSAVAELEPNFDVLGAGPLPPNPAELLGSEQMLSILTEMTDAYDQVLLDGAPCVVVTDPVALSTLVDGVIIVVRAGASTSGLVQRARDLFTRVGAHLFGVVLNAVRAEAGGYLRQNYDTFYEYRSQATLPALPPGAAAASTGSGPDPAS from the coding sequence ATGCCTCCAATCCAGATGCGCGATCGATATCCGCTGGCGCGACCGCTGGCTGACGTCCGGCACCGCGCTGCGCCCGCCGCGACCGGGGCGACTGCGCCCGCCGGCGGGCTGACCGGACGCGATTTCATGCGCATGCTCCGCAAACGCAAATGGTGGGTGATCATCTGCGTGGCGGTCTTCGGCTCGGGGGCGTTCACCGCCACGCTGCTGTGGCGCCAGTTCGCGCCGCAGTATCGCGTCAAAGCCGACCTCTACGTCAATCCCCTTCGCCAGCAAACCAACAGTTTCGTCCAGCCCAAGGGCGAGTTTACCTCCGACTCGGCCGGCACGGCCCGCCTGCAGCACGCCCGCATGATCGGAACGCCCGAGTTTCTCAGGGTGGCTTGCGACGCGCCCGAGGTCACCAAAACGCGATGGTACAAACGCAATAAGGCCAACGCCGTCGATCTGCTCGTCAGCGGGCTCTCGAACGACATGTATCAGGACGAAAACCGCCTGGGAATTTCCTTCACCAGCGTGGCCCCGTCTGACGAAGACCGCGGTGACCTGGCCGAAATCCTGCGAGCCATCGTCGAGGAATACGTCCGGACCATCAAGGAACGCGCCGCAAGGGACGTCACCGAGAGTATCGCATCCTTGAAAAAGCAAAAGGCCGGCCAGGAGGAGCAACTGGCCGATCTGCGACGCCGGGTGGGAATGCTCGGCCTGGCGGAGATGGGCACCATCGCCAACCTCATCCAGACCAAAGCCGCCAAGCTGGACACCATCAACCAGGTGAAGATCCAACTCGACCTGGAGCTTCAGGCCGCCCAGGGGCGGCTCAATGATCTAGACCAGAAAAAGGCTCAGGGAAAGCTTGCAGAAAGCCCGGAACTGGCCATTCTTGTGGAAGATGACCCGCAGATCCGGCAAATGCGCGACCGGGAAGCGATGGCGCAATTGAGCTTGGCCTCGTTGCAGGCCAGCTATGGTCCCAAAGACCACCGCGTGATCCAGGCCCAGGCCAACATCGCCACCCTGGCTGAACAGATGATCCGTCAGCGGGCCGCCGTGCTGGAGAGCAAGTATCTCAGCATGCGGCCTCGCTACGAGGGCGATGTCAATCGCATCACGGCTCAGAGACTTGCCCTGGCCAAACAGGAACAGCCGGTCAACACCGATATCCAGACCCTGCAGAAGAACCTCAAGGAACTGCAGGATCTCAAGACGCAGGAGAACATCAAGCAGGGCTACGTCCAGAAACTCGACGAGCAACTGCTGGTCTTGACGATCCGCGAGAAGGAACTCACCCCCGTCTGGATGAGCCAGGCGCCCACGCCGCCGGTTGTGACCGACATCGCCAAACCGCTATGGTCGATGATGATGGCCGGGGGCATCATCGCCGGGCTGGTGGTGGGCCTGGGCCTGGCGATGGCGCTGGAGTTTCTCGATAGCACCGTCAAAGGTCCCCGAGACCTCACGCGCCGGCTCGATCTGCCGGTGCTGGGGATTATCCCGCACGTGGAAGACCTCGAAGAGAGTTTCCGCGAAGTGGCGATGGCCTTCGCCGAACATCCCGATTCGATGGTCTGCGAAGCGCATCGACAGATCCGCACCACGCTGCAGTTCAGCAGCCCCGCCAATCAGCAACGCAGCATCCTGATCTCCAGCGCCATGCCTGGAGAGGGACGCACCACCCTGACGATGAACCTCGCCCACGCCATCGCCCGCGGCGGAAAACGCGTCCTGGTCGTCGACGCCAACTTCCGCCAGCCGGCTCTGCAGCGCCTCGTCCCGGCCTGCCCCGAGCGAGGGCTCAGCAACGCCTTGATCGGACAGATCGACTGGCGGTCGGCCGTGGCGGAACTCGAACCGAACTTCGACGTTCTGGGGGCAGGACCCCTGCCGCCCAATCCCGCCGAACTGCTCGGCAGCGAGCAGATGCTCTCGATCCTCACCGAGATGACCGACGCCTACGACCAGGTGCTCCTGGACGGCGCGCCGTGCGTGGTCGTCACCGACCCGGTAGCCCTGAGCACCCTCGTCGACGGCGTCATTATCGTCGTCCGCGCCGGCGCCAGCACCAGCGGGCTCGTCCAACGCGCCCGCGACCTGTTCACCCGCGTCGGGGCGCACCTGTTCGGCGTCGTGCTCAATGCCGTGCGCGCCGAGGCCGGAGGCTACCTGCGGCAGAACTACGACACGTTCTACGAGTACCGCTCCCAGGCCACCCTGCCCGCGCTGCCGCCGGGGGCGGCCGCTGCCTCCACAGGCTCTGGGCCCGACCCGGCGTCGTGA